The Loxodonta africana isolate mLoxAfr1 unplaced genomic scaffold, mLoxAfr1.hap2 scaffold_100, whole genome shotgun sequence genome contains a region encoding:
- the LOC100667557 gene encoding olfactory receptor 5D18-like, with translation MLVPERNRSTATFTLLGFSDCPELQVPFFLVFLAIYSVTVVGNLGMIVIIKINPKLHIPMYFFLSHLSFVDFCSSSIIAAKMLGNLVAEDRSISFLGCVVQFFLFCTFVVTEIFLLAVMAYDRLVAICNSLLYTVAMSQRLCVMLVSGSYTWGVGCSLMLTCSALKLSFHDSNTISHFFCEFSSLLSLSCSDTSLSLLLLFIFATFNMVSTLLIILTSYVFIVVTILKMSSAIGRCKAFSTCASHLTAITIFHGTILFLYCVPNSKNSRHTIKVASVFYTVVIPMLNPLIYSLRNKDVKNTVSKLMDTRVFSH, from the coding sequence ATGTTAGTGCCAGAGAGAAATAGAAGCACAGCCACGTTCACCCTTTTAGGCTTCTCAGATTGCCCAGAACTGCAGGTTCCCTTTTTCCTGGTTTTTCTGGCCATCTACAGTGTCACTGTTGTAGGGAATCTTGGGATGATTGTAATCATCAAAATTAACCCCAAACTTCACatccccatgtactttttcctcagccacctctcaTTTGTGGATTTCTGCTCTTCCTCGATCATTGCTGCCAAAATGCTGGGGAACCTAGTTGCAGAAGACAGAAGCATTTCATTTTTAGGATGTGTAGTacaattctttttgttttgtacCTTTGTGGTGACTGAAATCTTTTTATTAGctgtaatggcctatgaccgtttAGTGGCCATTTGCAACTCTCTGCTGTACACAGTTGCCATGTCCCAGAGACTCTGTGTTATGCTGGTGTCAGGATCATATACTTGGGGAGTAGGGTGTTCCTTGATGCTCACATGCTCTGCTTTGAAATTATCTTTTCATGATTCCAACACAATCAGTCACTTCTTCTGCGagttctcctcacttctctctctttcctgctCTGATACTTCTCTCAGCCTGTTGTTGCTTTTCATCTTTGCTACTTTTAATATGGTGAGTACATTACTCATCATTCTCACTTCTTATGTGTTTATTGTTGTCACCATTTTGAAAATGAGTTCAGCCATTGGGCGTTGTAAGGCATTCTCTACCTGTGCCTCTCATCTGACTGCCATCACCatcttccatggcaccatcctCTTCCTCTACTGTGTGCCCAACTCCAAAAACTCCAGGCACACCATCAAAGTTgcctctgtgttttacacagtggtgatccccatgttaaatcccttgatctacagtctgaggaataaggatgtcaagaaTACAGTCAGCAAGTTAATGGACACTAGAGTCTTTTCTCATTGA